In the Staphylococcus condimenti genome, one interval contains:
- a CDS encoding anaerobic C4-dicarboxylate transporter family protein produces the protein MFLFITEITIMILAIIMGLRTAGALGCGIFAIVAQLIMIFIFGLPPGSAPVTAVLIILSIGIAGGTLQATGGIDYLVYLASKIIERFPKSIIFIAPMIVFLFVFGIGTANIALSLEPIIAKTATKAGIQPKRPLIASVLTANLALLCSPAASATAYIIATLAVTGLTMGKYLSIVMPTALLSMLALSIYCTFVGRKRNVQPSVFAENILSDLEEENIKPYFSRRVKLGVAAFLTGVACILVFGIFSDLVPTFNVDGKTVKLQTTDIVQLFMYASAAVNLILVKLNTSDILSSHITQSAIGALFAVLGPGWLGATIFSAPQNKRIMTREIGGIIEHVPWLVIILVSLVTIIVISQSATASIMLPILMSIGIPPTFFLAMVQTLNVNFVIPAQPTLLFAVDLDETKQTRATSFIVPGFFVITVSIIIGFTIKSLLGI, from the coding sequence ATGTTCCTATTTATAACGGAAATTACGATTATGATACTCGCCATTATTATGGGGCTTAGAACTGCTGGTGCGCTTGGTTGCGGAATTTTTGCTATTGTTGCCCAGTTGATTATGATATTTATTTTTGGTCTGCCGCCAGGATCTGCACCAGTTACAGCTGTGCTGATTATTTTATCTATTGGTATTGCTGGTGGAACTTTGCAAGCAACTGGCGGTATCGATTATCTTGTATATTTAGCTTCAAAAATAATTGAACGCTTTCCTAAATCGATTATTTTTATTGCACCGATGATTGTCTTTTTATTTGTATTTGGTATCGGAACAGCTAATATCGCATTATCATTAGAGCCGATTATTGCAAAAACTGCAACTAAAGCAGGAATTCAACCGAAGCGCCCGCTTATCGCATCAGTATTAACTGCAAACTTAGCGTTATTATGCAGCCCGGCAGCTTCGGCTACAGCTTATATTATTGCAACACTTGCTGTTACAGGTCTTACGATGGGGAAATATTTATCTATTGTAATGCCGACAGCTTTACTTAGTATGTTAGCGCTTAGTATTTACTGCACATTTGTTGGACGTAAACGAAATGTTCAACCCAGTGTGTTTGCTGAAAATATATTAAGTGATTTAGAAGAAGAAAATATCAAACCTTATTTTTCTCGCCGCGTAAAATTGGGCGTTGCTGCATTTTTAACAGGTGTAGCATGTATCTTAGTCTTTGGTATTTTCTCAGATCTCGTGCCGACTTTTAACGTAGATGGAAAAACAGTTAAATTACAAACAACAGATATTGTGCAGCTCTTTATGTATGCGAGTGCAGCAGTTAATTTGATACTTGTTAAACTGAATACGAGTGATATTTTGTCTTCACATATTACACAATCTGCAATTGGTGCGTTATTTGCAGTGCTTGGACCAGGATGGCTCGGGGCCACAATATTTAGTGCGCCGCAAAATAAACGAATTATGACACGAGAAATAGGAGGCATTATTGAACATGTGCCTTGGCTTGTTATTATTTTGGTATCACTTGTAACCATTATAGTTATTTCACAATCAGCAACAGCATCTATTATGTTGCCGATTTTAATGAGCATCGGTATTCCTCCGACTTTCTTTTTAGCAATGGTGCAGACTTTGAATGTCAATTTCGTTATACCTGCACAACCTACATTATTATTTGCAGTTGATCTTGATGAAACAAAGCAAACACGAGCCACAAGTTTTATTGTGCCAGGTTTCTTCGTTATCACAGTGTCGATTATAATTGGATTTACAATCAAATCTTTACTAGGGATTTAA
- a CDS encoding KxYKxGKxW signal peptide domain-containing protein — protein sequence MSKRNKKLEQSLREEKVRFKLYKAGKHWIKAGLKDIELLRIMGMPFGRKTIEKEQKIEMDVDTTDDLKKDFIKKSAMVGGAFATMNLIDGHQAFAASETPVTSELSSFSETVANQNSATLTKSSTSASNTSTSVESSESETADTSSQSEIATNTDSSNSENVESAQSESVASTSESSQSKDSQSTETSSSSQSASIDKQSTSTSEKESTAEDASQSEASTAKSDAISDSDSGKADSSKSESSQSTSESSINKEQKNSENLTKGSSATSQSTDAKQSETSSSDKTSNEKSTVSESVSASDKASTASSENTTKANSTSTQSTTLSNSTSSSVNQSTSTSTSMSNSPLRVRMLAAAPQVTTMAAAATTTTSTYIGTGKDKVNNVPIYYYVTITNNGNNTLTFVYTVTYDNPNTDAIEAPGLASNTVTMNTWGTATVPMLTLGSGYGTPSSVQSGLSSWKTPTSFASTPAPNTNPMTKIGNGYGWPSTTITPFNESKGYGITSTFTVPITNPKGDLSFTFIPYASQNDSSIGKVNYFTTTITGTDPVQSQSISTSIVQSTSTSAASVSTSTSSSIIADSQSKSTSASTSSSVATSTSTSKSDSEVTSGSLSTSIQQSTSKSASLSDSTAASESLSNSKSGSIAASEATSTSTSTSLSSSNSGSLSTSIATSTSNSTSNSESMATSQSASTSASNAASQSLSTSGSLSSSTSASNAESLSTSTSASEATSTSKSNSISASTSASESDSISKANSISASQSASSSLSTSEQTSTSASTSESTSISSSKSASLSGSLSASTSTSTSDSEVTSASTSTSKSDSVVESNSISTSQSLSSAASTSLSEATSTSLSSSTSTSTSESEALSTSLSTSLSGSISDSLSQSISTSESTAASQSTSTSEQTSISASTSESISTSSSKSQSLSDSIATSTSESTSTSDSDAASQSTSSSLSTVESTSESVHCQKVFLSHYVVHQKVLQRH from the coding sequence ATGTCTAAAAGAAATAAAAAATTGGAGCAAAGCTTAAGAGAAGAAAAAGTAAGGTTCAAACTCTATAAAGCAGGCAAACATTGGATAAAAGCTGGATTAAAGGATATTGAATTATTACGTATTATGGGAATGCCTTTTGGCCGTAAAACAATTGAAAAAGAACAAAAAATAGAAATGGATGTAGATACAACTGATGATTTGAAGAAAGATTTCATCAAAAAGTCTGCAATGGTCGGCGGCGCATTTGCAACAATGAATTTAATTGATGGGCACCAAGCTTTTGCAGCATCTGAAACGCCGGTTACTTCTGAATTATCATCTTTTAGTGAAACAGTAGCAAATCAAAATTCTGCAACTCTGACAAAGTCCTCTACAAGTGCCTCAAACACAAGTACAAGTGTCGAAAGTTCAGAAAGTGAAACTGCTGATACATCAAGTCAATCTGAAATCGCAACAAATACAGATAGCAGTAACTCTGAAAATGTTGAATCTGCACAGTCAGAAAGTGTGGCTTCCACTTCTGAAAGCAGCCAATCTAAAGATAGCCAATCAACTGAAACGAGTTCGTCTTCACAGTCTGCTTCAATAGACAAACAATCGACAAGTACTTCTGAAAAAGAAAGCACTGCTGAAGATGCGAGTCAATCAGAAGCAAGTACTGCAAAATCTGATGCGATAAGTGATTCTGATAGTGGAAAAGCAGATAGTTCAAAAAGTGAATCAAGCCAAAGCACAAGTGAATCAAGTATCAACAAAGAGCAAAAGAATTCTGAAAACTTAACAAAAGGTAGTTCGGCAACTTCTCAAAGTACAGATGCTAAACAGTCAGAGACTTCTTCATCTGATAAAACATCCAATGAAAAGAGTACTGTATCTGAAAGCGTGTCTGCTTCAGATAAAGCAAGTACAGCAAGTTCTGAAAATACAACAAAAGCTAATTCTACCAGCACACAAAGTACAACATTATCAAACAGTACTTCAAGCAGTGTCAATCAATCAACAAGTACAAGCACAAGTATGTCTAATTCACCGTTACGCGTGAGAATGTTAGCTGCAGCACCCCAAGTAACTACGATGGCAGCTGCTGCAACGACGACTACTTCAACTTATATCGGAACAGGTAAAGATAAAGTAAATAATGTGCCGATTTATTATTATGTAACCATTACAAACAATGGTAATAATACATTGACATTTGTATATACTGTGACATACGATAATCCGAATACGGATGCTATTGAAGCGCCAGGTTTAGCTTCTAATACGGTAACTATGAATACATGGGGAACAGCAACAGTGCCGATGCTTACTTTAGGTTCAGGATATGGTACTCCATCAAGTGTACAATCAGGTCTATCTTCTTGGAAAACGCCGACATCATTTGCATCGACACCTGCGCCTAATACTAATCCAATGACAAAAATCGGTAATGGTTATGGTTGGCCATCTACGACAATTACACCTTTTAACGAAAGCAAAGGTTACGGAATCACCTCTACCTTCACTGTGCCGATTACAAACCCTAAAGGTGATTTATCTTTTACATTCATACCTTATGCTTCGCAAAATGATAGCAGTATAGGAAAAGTGAATTACTTTACGACTACAATTACAGGGACTGATCCAGTACAATCACAATCGATAAGTACATCTATAGTGCAATCAACAAGTACAAGCGCAGCATCAGTATCAACATCAACAAGCTCAAGTATTATAGCGGATTCTCAATCAAAAAGCACCTCAGCTTCAACGAGCAGTAGTGTTGCAACTTCAACCAGTACCAGTAAATCTGACTCTGAAGTAACAAGTGGTTCGTTGAGTACTTCAATACAACAGTCGACAAGTAAATCAGCTTCATTATCTGATTCTACAGCAGCATCCGAATCATTGAGCAACTCAAAAAGTGGATCTATAGCAGCATCAGAAGCAACTTCGACATCGACAAGTACATCATTAAGCAGTTCTAACTCTGGTTCGTTAAGCACTTCGATTGCAACAAGCACTTCAAATAGTACATCTAATAGTGAATCGATGGCGACTTCACAGTCAGCATCAACAAGTGCGTCAAATGCGGCAAGCCAGTCTTTATCAACATCAGGTTCATTGAGCAGTTCAACAAGTGCGTCAAATGCTGAATCACTATCAACTTCAACATCAGCAAGTGAAGCAACGAGTACATCAAAAAGCAATTCAATATCAGCAAGCACATCAGCTTCTGAAAGTGATTCGATTTCTAAAGCAAACTCAATTTCAGCATCGCAATCAGCAAGTAGTTCATTGAGTACATCTGAACAAACATCAACATCAGCATCCACATCAGAAAGCACATCAATAAGCAGTTCGAAATCAGCATCATTAAGTGGATCTTTATCAGCAAGTACATCAACAAGTACTTCAGATAGTGAAGTAACTTCAGCTTCAACTTCGACATCTAAAAGTGATTCTGTTGTTGAATCAAACTCGATTTCAACATCGCAATCCTTAAGCAGTGCAGCAAGTACGTCTTTAAGTGAAGCGACATCTACTTCATTATCAAGCAGTACTTCAACAAGTACATCAGAGTCAGAAGCATTAAGTACTTCGCTTTCTACCAGTCTTTCTGGAAGTATTTCGGACAGTCTTTCACAATCAATCAGTACATCAGAAAGCACGGCTGCATCACAATCAACAAGTACATCTGAACAAACATCAATATCAGCATCAACTTCAGAAAGTATTTCGACAAGCAGTTCTAAATCACAATCGTTAAGTGATTCTATTGCGACAAGCACGTCAGAAAGCACATCAACAAGTGATTCCGATGCTGCTTCACAATCAACAAGCAGTTCATTAAGTACAGTTGAATCAACTTCTGAAAGCGTTCATTGTCAGAAAGTCTTTCTGAGTCATTACGTAGTACATCAGAAAGTACTTCAACGTCATTAA
- a CDS encoding accessory Sec-dependent LPXTG-anchored adhesin: MEESASIAASQSASTSDSTKESTSISTRLSDSTSSSISTSDANSESLSTSMSNSTVLSESQSASLSTSTSKSTSDSTVVSESHSASDSASEADSLSLADSISKSTSESVEASASNSESMAASTSSSTAISESLSGSLSTSTSKSTSDSTVVSESHSAPDSASEADSLSLADSISKSTSESVEASASNSESMEVSTSNSIVASESLSGSLSTSTSKSTSDSTVVSESHSASDSASEADSLSLADSVSKSTSESVEASTSNSESMAASTSNSTAASESLSASLSTSTSKSASDSTVISESHSTSDSFSESSSLSLADSIAASTSESIKESASNSVSLSESKSSSVVASESLSANLSTSTSKSASESTSVSESHSTSDRVSESDSNSLAISLSESTSESIEASASNSESMAISTSSSTAISESLSASLSTSTSKSASDSTAVSESHSTSDRVSETDSLSLANSISESTSESIEASASNSESMEISTSNSTVASQSLSASLSTSTSKSTSDSTVVSESHSTSDRVSESDSLSLADSLSKSTSESVEASDSNSTSLSNSMSDSTVISESRSTSLSKSESTSTSESDSIVISTSESNSSSILESASQSTSLAESMSDSIETSNSRSISLSESQSGSEAESTTESMSISESLSSSIALSEANSTSASDSAVASTSLSESSSTSLADSMNASTSTSSINSESLSTSLSASTVASDSLSVSLSGSISASTSDSIAESNSISASSSESDAASVSLSEAHSTSQSESMSISALDSEANSASLSASLSTSTVASESLSTSLSSSISTSTSLSEEVSMSISKSMSASTSDSEVESLSLVDSLNASTSLSEVESTSISDSREASTSLSEITSASLSGSMSDSISLSESRSASLIDSLTQSVSMSESTSASLSGSEAASLSISIANSESTSDSIKASESLSTAYSDSQSTSVSTSTSDSNVVSANVSTSQSASTSESTGHSLSIRDSNSMSASLSEDTSTSLSSSTAASDSASTSLSTSLSSSLSDSTASDSASMSVSTSASESMSESLEDSIAASTSLSEAASTSFSDSTSASMLVSTSESTSHSESLSESTSSSTAASESTSSSLSQSLSESTLVSTSDSEVVSESVSTSTSTSTDNSTSVSSSLAESTSISIKDSESMSESISTSLSTSTSTLNDRLESESMSTSVSIIDSTSVSDSASLSTVTSISESDAVSESLSDSRSLSVVNSDSTSTSISTSASLSVNESTSESESISASKSTSIVDSESESTSIVASTSLSVADSTSLSDSTSISGSESLSSSASLSASYAASTSISEQESESLSASHAASDSASTSLSASLSESHSASSSASESLSASLSASHSLSASTSDIVSESLSASHAASDSKSISTSSSLSTSYSGSTSDSLSISTSLSNSYSGSTSVSGVLSDSLSASYSASTSDSSSIKESLSLSDETSLSNAEFVQTSLVESYSTKYSNSVSMSESLSMSDSSSASTSDELSNSLSASASLSDADSTSLNDYQSASVSISTSYSIYESGVYSEINSLSHSASTSSSMSVNDRDSISEAASLSDSTSLSNLNSDSTSASISTSASLTSENVASTSDSLSVSNSMSNVYSTSTSESLSASTSLNDINSISTSNSVSVSNSDKDMNQISTSNSVSASTSFSDLNSMSQSASLSASTSMRESLSVSGSGSADTDASVSASNSESTAASISTSASDRDSISIRQSDSLAASTSASDASSMSMLDSMNASASLSNANSESISKSMSDSVQTSASNSDSQSQVLSASTSLSDASWASNSVSLSTSASTSISSSESKSASLSTITSESTSSSTSTSESVSISASLSGSSSVVASESLSAIASESSSHSMSISISNSESASMSESVSDSSSIPPSESTSDSNSGSISLPPSESTSTSISNSESTSVSGSISGSISTPPSESASDSNSGSISLSPSESTSTSISDSESSSVSGSISGSISAPPSASASTSVSESLMPSNSTSTSVSESTNIPSSESASMSISTSESISDSEFLSNSISQSVSPEMRTSNSETISTLEISASQSVTSDQTSTNMIQPDNQNSEQASLQDKVNQLPDTGNNENNRRGLIPAIAAMLAGLGLIKRKKKDNKENKDEE; this comes from the coding sequence ATGGAAGAAAGTGCATCAATAGCGGCCAGCCAGTCAGCATCAACGAGTGACAGTACAAAAGAAAGTACTTCTATTTCAACTAGACTTTCCGATTCAACAAGTTCAAGTATTTCAACGAGTGATGCGAACTCAGAAAGCTTATCGACATCAATGAGCAACAGTACAGTATTAAGTGAATCGCAATCAGCAAGCCTGTCGACATCTACAAGCAAGAGCACATCAGACAGTACAGTGGTTTCGGAAAGCCATTCAGCATCAGACAGTGCCAGCGAAGCAGACAGTCTATCACTAGCTGACAGCATTTCGAAATCAACAAGCGAAAGTGTAGAAGCGAGTGCATCGAATTCCGAAAGTATGGCAGCATCAACAAGCAGCAGTACAGCAATCAGCGAATCGCTATCAGGCAGTCTATCTACATCTACAAGCAAGAGCACATCAGACAGTACAGTGGTTTCGGAAAGCCATTCAGCACCAGACAGTGCCAGCGAAGCAGACAGTCTATCACTAGCTGACAGCATTTCGAAATCAACAAGCGAAAGTGTAGAAGCGAGCGCATCGAACTCAGAAAGTATGGAAGTATCGACAAGCAATAGCATAGTCGCAAGCGAATCGCTATCAGGCAGTCTATCTACATCGACAAGCAAGAGCACATCAGACAGTACAGTGGTTTCGGAAAGCCATTCAGCATCAGACAGTGCCAGCGAAGCAGACAGTCTTTCATTAGCCGACAGTGTTTCGAAATCAACAAGCGAAAGTGTAGAAGCAAGCACATCGAACTCAGAAAGTATGGCAGCATCGACAAGCAATAGTACAGCCGCAAGCGAATCGCTATCAGCAAGTCTATCTACATCAACAAGCAAGAGCGCATCAGACAGTACAGTGATTTCGGAAAGTCACTCTACTTCAGACAGTTTTAGTGAATCAAGCAGTCTTTCATTAGCCGACAGTATTGCGGCATCAACAAGTGAGAGTATAAAAGAAAGTGCTTCGAATTCTGTTAGTCTCTCAGAATCGAAGAGCAGCAGTGTGGTAGCAAGTGAATCATTATCAGCAAATCTGTCAACTTCAACAAGCAAGAGTGCTTCTGAAAGTACGTCAGTTTCAGAAAGCCATTCAACATCAGACCGTGTCAGTGAATCAGATAGCAACTCACTCGCAATCAGTCTTTCAGAATCAACAAGCGAAAGCATAGAAGCGAGCGCATCGAATTCCGAAAGTATGGCAATATCGACAAGCAGCAGTACAGCAATCAGCGAATCGTTATCAGCAAGTCTGTCAACGTCAACAAGCAAGAGTGCTTCAGACAGTACAGCAGTTTCAGAAAGTCATTCAACATCAGACAGGGTCAGCGAAACAGACAGTCTATCATTAGCTAACAGCATTTCAGAATCGACAAGCGAAAGCATAGAAGCGAGCGCATCGAACTCCGAAAGTATGGAAATATCGACAAGCAATAGTACAGTCGCAAGCCAATCACTATCAGCAAGTCTGTCAACTTCAACAAGTAAGAGCACATCAGACAGTACAGTGGTTTCAGAAAGTCATTCAACATCAGACAGGGTCAGCGAATCAGACAGTCTTTCTCTTGCAGACAGTCTTTCGAAATCAACAAGCGAAAGTGTAGAAGCGAGTGATTCCAACTCAACAAGCTTGTCTAATTCAATGAGCGACAGTACAGTTATCAGCGAGTCGCGTTCGACAAGTTTATCGAAATCAGAAAGTACGAGTACTTCAGAAAGTGATTCTATTGTGATCAGTACATCAGAATCAAACAGCTCAAGTATTTTAGAGAGCGCATCTCAGTCGACTAGTTTAGCTGAGTCCATGAGCGACAGTATAGAAACAAGTAATTCACGCTCAATAAGCCTTTCTGAATCGCAAAGCGGAAGTGAAGCGGAAAGTACAACAGAATCAATGAGCATTTCTGAATCATTAAGTAGCAGCATAGCATTAAGCGAAGCGAACTCAACAAGTGCATCAGATTCAGCAGTTGCAAGTACCTCATTAAGTGAATCAAGTTCAACAAGTTTGGCGGATTCAATGAATGCAAGTACTTCAACAAGCAGTATCAATTCAGAAAGCTTATCCACATCATTAAGTGCAAGTACAGTTGCGAGTGATTCTCTTTCAGTAAGTCTATCAGGATCAATCAGTGCAAGTACCTCAGATAGTATAGCTGAATCAAACAGTATCTCTGCTTCTTCAAGTGAATCAGATGCAGCAAGTGTTTCATTGAGTGAAGCACATTCAACTAGCCAGTCAGAATCTATGAGTATCAGTGCTTTAGACAGCGAAGCGAATTCTGCAAGCTTATCAGCTTCATTAAGTACAAGTACAGTTGCCAGCGAGTCGCTCTCAACAAGCTTATCTAGTTCTATCAGTACAAGTACATCGTTAAGCGAAGAAGTATCAATGAGTATTTCTAAATCGATGAGTGCCAGTACTTCTGATAGCGAAGTAGAATCATTAAGTTTAGTGGATTCGTTGAATGCAAGTACATCATTAAGCGAAGTTGAATCCACAAGCATATCCGACTCAAGAGAGGCGAGTACTTCATTAAGTGAAATTACATCAGCAAGTCTATCTGGTTCAATGAGCGACAGCATTTCATTAAGTGAATCGAGATCAGCGAGTCTTATAGATTCATTAACACAAAGCGTATCGATGAGCGAGTCAACTTCAGCAAGTTTATCGGGTTCTGAAGCGGCGAGTCTGTCTATTAGTATTGCAAATTCTGAAAGCACATCAGATTCAATTAAAGCGAGTGAATCATTAAGTACAGCTTATTCAGATAGTCAATCAACTTCGGTTAGTACCAGCACTTCAGACAGCAATGTTGTTTCAGCGAATGTTTCGACATCACAAAGTGCAAGTACATCTGAAAGTACAGGACATTCTTTAAGTATCAGAGACAGTAATTCTATGAGCGCATCATTAAGTGAAGATACAAGTACATCGCTAAGCAGCTCTACAGCAGCCAGCGACAGTGCAAGTACATCACTTAGCACATCATTGTCATCCAGCTTGTCAGATTCAACTGCGAGTGATTCTGCTTCAATGAGTGTAAGTACATCAGCAAGTGAATCTATGTCGGAAAGTCTAGAAGACTCGATAGCGGCAAGCACGTCATTAAGTGAAGCAGCTTCAACAAGCTTTTCTGACTCGACTAGTGCCAGCATGTTAGTCAGCACTTCTGAATCAACAAGTCATTCAGAATCATTAAGTGAAAGTACAAGCAGTTCAACAGCAGCAAGCGAAAGTACAAGCAGTTCATTGAGCCAATCATTATCTGAAAGCACTTTAGTTTCAACAAGTGATTCTGAAGTAGTAAGTGAAAGTGTATCTACAAGCACATCAACATCAACTGACAACTCAACATCAGTGAGCAGCAGTTTAGCTGAAAGTACTTCAATCTCAATCAAAGATTCTGAATCCATGAGTGAAAGCATTTCAACAAGCTTATCCACTTCAACAAGTACGCTTAATGACAGATTGGAATCAGAATCGATGAGTACTTCAGTTTCTATAATTGATTCAACATCTGTCAGTGATTCAGCATCGTTGAGTACTGTTACATCAATCAGTGAATCAGATGCTGTTAGCGAAAGTTTATCAGATAGTCGTTCATTATCAGTCGTCAATTCTGACTCAACAAGTACAAGTATTTCAACTAGTGCTTCGCTATCAGTTAATGAATCAACATCAGAAAGTGAAAGCATTTCAGCTAGTAAATCCACATCGATTGTGGACTCAGAATCAGAAAGTACAAGTATTGTAGCAAGTACATCACTATCAGTAGCGGATTCAACGTCATTAAGCGATAGTACTTCTATAAGCGGCAGTGAATCTCTATCATCAAGTGCAAGCTTGTCGGCAAGCTATGCAGCATCAACAAGCATTTCAGAACAAGAAAGTGAAAGTCTTTCTGCAAGCCATGCAGCATCAGATAGTGCTTCAACATCCTTAAGTGCGAGTCTTTCAGAAAGTCATTCAGCATCATCAAGCGCATCTGAATCATTAAGTGCAAGCTTATCAGCGAGTCATTCATTATCAGCAAGTACGTCTGACATCGTTAGCGAAAGTTTATCAGCAAGTCATGCGGCATCAGATAGCAAGTCGATTTCAACAAGCAGTAGTCTATCAACAAGCTATTCAGGATCAACGAGTGATTCGTTATCTATCAGTACGAGCCTTTCAAATAGCTATTCAGGTTCAACAAGTGTATCTGGAGTGTTGAGCGATAGCTTGTCAGCGAGCTACTCAGCATCAACGAGCGATTCGTCATCAATCAAGGAAAGCTTATCATTAAGCGATGAAACTTCACTCAGCAATGCAGAATTTGTTCAGACAAGTCTCGTAGAAAGTTATTCGACAAAATATAGTAATTCAGTTTCAATGAGCGAAAGCTTATCGATGAGTGATTCTAGCTCAGCAAGTACATCCGACGAACTTTCAAATAGTCTTTCAGCGAGCGCATCTTTAAGTGACGCAGATTCGACAAGCCTGAATGATTATCAAAGTGCCTCTGTTTCAATCAGCACATCATACTCAATTTATGAAAGTGGCGTATATAGTGAAATCAATTCACTAAGCCATTCAGCATCGACAAGTTCAAGTATGTCAGTGAATGATAGAGATTCAATCAGTGAGGCTGCTTCATTAAGTGATAGTACATCACTTAGTAACCTGAACTCAGATAGTACTTCAGCGTCAATAAGTACAAGTGCATCATTAACAAGTGAGAATGTAGCGAGTACATCAGATTCATTATCAGTAAGTAATTCAATGAGTAATGTGTATTCAACAAGTACTTCAGAATCATTAAGTGCCAGCACGTCGCTTAACGATATTAATTCAATCAGCACATCTAATTCAGTGTCTGTAAGTAATTCAGATAAAGATATGAATCAAATCAGCACTTCAAATTCTGTTTCAGCAAGTACATCATTCAGCGACTTGAATTCAATGAGTCAATCAGCTTCACTCAGTGCGAGCACATCAATGCGTGAGTCATTATCAGTAAGTGGATCAGGCTCTGCAGATACGGATGCTTCAGTAAGTGCTTCAAATTCTGAAAGTACTGCAGCATCAATAAGTACAAGTGCATCAGACAGAGATTCGATTTCGATACGTCAATCTGACTCATTAGCAGCAAGTACTTCTGCAAGCGATGCAAGCTCAATGAGTATGTTAGATTCTATGAATGCGAGTGCATCACTAAGCAATGCGAACTCAGAAAGCATCTCAAAATCAATGAGTGATAGCGTTCAAACAAGTGCTTCAAACTCAGACAGTCAATCACAAGTCTTATCTGCAAGTACATCTCTAAGTGATGCAAGTTGGGCAAGTAATTCCGTATCATTAAGCACAAGTGCATCAACAAGCATTTCAAGTTCTGAAAGTAAATCCGCATCATTAAGTACAATCACGTCAGAAAGTACATCAAGTTCAACAAGTACTTCAGAATCAGTAAGTATCAGTGCATCCTTGAGTGGCTCAAGTTCTGTTGTAGCATCAGAATCATTAAGTGCGATAGCATCAGAAAGCAGTTCACATTCAATGAGTATATCCATCAGCAACTCTGAATCGGCAAGTATGTCAGAATCTGTCAGTGATTCAAGCAGCATACCACCATCAGAAAGTACATCCGATAGCAATAGCGGTTCAATAAGCTTACCGCCGTCAGAAAGCACGTCGACATCTATCAGCAATTCAGAATCAACAAGCGTGTCAGGTTCAATCAGCGGCTCAATCAGTACACCGCCGTCAGAAAGTGCATCCGATAGCAATAGCGGTTCAATAAGCTTATCGCCGTCAGAAAGCACGTCGACATCTATCAGCGATTCAGAATCATCAAGTGTGTCAGGTTCAATCAGCGGCTCAATCAGCGCACCGCCATCAGCAAGCGCATCAACATCAGTATCTGAAAGTCTAATGCCATCAAATAGCACTTCAACATCAGTGAGTGAATCAACGAATATACCATCGTCAGAAAGTGCATCAATGTCTATCAGTACTTCTGAATCTATCAGTGACTCAGAATTCTTAAGCAATTCAATATCACAAAGCGTTTCACCTGAAATGCGCACATCAAACAGCGAAACTATTTCAACTTTAGAAATAAGCGCGAGTCAATCTGTGACATCAGATCAAACTTCAACAAATATGATACAACCTGATAATCAGAATTCAGAACAAGCATCACTTCAAGACAAAGTTAATCAATTGCCGGATACGGGTAATAATGAGAATAATAGAAGAGGTCTCATCCCTGCAATAGCCGCAATGTTAGCAGGTCTTGGATTGATAAAAAGAAAGAAAAAAGACAACAAAGAAAATAAAGATGAGGAATAA